A genomic region of Microtus ochrogaster isolate Prairie Vole_2 unplaced genomic scaffold, MicOch1.0 UNK4, whole genome shotgun sequence contains the following coding sequences:
- the Tas2r16 gene encoding taste receptor type 2 member 16, with product MVPNQVTTFSIILYVLESLVILIQSGTTVAALCREWMNFQRLSPVEMILISLGMSHFCLQWASMLYNFGTISRPALVFWKISVIWEFMNFLTFWLTSLLSVFYCVKVSSFTHPVFHWLRWKILKLVPWLILGTLIASCLSIIPSVVKYHIQIELITLDHLPRNSSLIIRLKMFDQYFSNPLKMIGFGAPFLVFLVSIILLTISLVRHWEQMKELNTNDSSMKAQSTVLKSLATFFIFFTSYFLTIVVSFIGTVFDKKSWFWVCEAVIYGLVCIHYTSLMMSNPTLKKVLTMQF from the coding sequence ATGGTGCCAAATCAAGTCACTACCTTCTCCATCATCCTGTATGTGCTGGAGTCCTTGGTAATACTTATTCAAAGTGGCACAACTGTTGCAGCGCTGTGCAGAGAGTGGATGAACTTTCAAAGACTGTCACCGGTGGAAATGATTCTCATTAGCCTGGGCATGTCACATTTCTGTCTACAGTGGGCATCGATGCTGTACAACTTTGGCACCATTTCTAGACCTGCCCTTGTATTTTGGAAGATTTCGGTCATCTGGGAGTTTATGAACTTTTTGACATTCTGGCTTACCAGTTTGCTCTCTGTCTTCTACTGTGTCAAGGTCTCGTCCTTCACCCACCCTGTCTTCCACTGGCTGAGGTGGAAAATTTTGAAATTGGTTCCCTGGCTGATATTGGGTACTCTGATAGCTTCTTGTTTGTCAATCATCCCTTCTGTTGTTAAATATCACATTCAGATTGAATTAATTACCCTGGATCATTTACCTAGAAACAGTTCTTTGATTATAAGACTTAAAATGTTTGACCAATATTTTTCTAATCCTCTCAAAATGATTGGTTTTGGTGCTCCCTTCCTCGTGTTCCTGGTTTCTATTATCTTACTCACCATCTCTCTTGTCCGGCACTGGGAGCAAATGAAAGAGCTTAACACCAACGACTCCAGCATGAAAGCTCAGTCCACTGTTCTGAAGTCTCTTGCtactttcttcatcttcttcacctCCTATTTTCTGACTATAGTAGTCTCCTTTATTGGCACCGTATTTGATAAGAAATCCTGGTTCTGGGTCTGCGAAGCTGTCATCTATGGTTTGGTCTGTATTCATTACACTTCACTGATGATGAGCAATCCTACACTGAAAAAAGTACTGACGATGCAGTTCTGA